Proteins found in one Effusibacillus pohliae DSM 22757 genomic segment:
- a CDS encoding RrF2 family transcriptional regulator, producing the protein MKLSARGHYGLIAMAYLAQRENEGPIPIKTIAVAEQIPDQFLEQILFTMRKAGLVTSVRGPRGGYRLSRPSDQITAGEVIKALEGPIAPVECLNTDETEECCRKTDTCTTRFVWEKLRDTMVAVLDNITLREIAERGSPLFELESK; encoded by the coding sequence GTGAAACTGTCTGCCCGTGGCCATTATGGACTGATTGCCATGGCGTATCTGGCGCAACGGGAAAATGAGGGGCCGATTCCGATCAAGACGATCGCGGTCGCGGAACAGATCCCCGACCAGTTTCTCGAGCAGATTTTGTTCACGATGCGGAAAGCGGGGCTGGTCACGAGCGTTCGGGGGCCGCGCGGCGGGTATAGGTTATCACGTCCATCTGATCAGATTACGGCAGGCGAGGTCATCAAGGCGCTGGAAGGGCCGATCGCTCCGGTCGAATGCCTGAACACCGACGAAACCGAGGAATGTTGCCGCAAGACGGACACTTGCACGACGCGGTTTGTCTGGGAAAAACTGCGCGATACGATGGTCGCCGTGCTGGACAACATCACGCTTCGAGAGATTGCCGAACGAGGGAGTCCCTTGTTTGAACTGGAAAGCAAATAG